In the genome of Dermacentor silvarum isolate Dsil-2018 chromosome 1, BIME_Dsil_1.4, whole genome shotgun sequence, one region contains:
- the LOC119435949 gene encoding zinc finger matrin-type protein 5-like, translating to MGKRYHCDYCDKTFPDSANNRKKHLQGTFHTRMKRLHYDAFRDAETVFKVESVKKPCRRFQQVGECDYGTACKFSHLSPGELAELAARAEAEKHAAKLRLSKPLPADVTVIEWTHTHLKTQEKLPEPFAYQDMIAKQFSSLNNSLSRSMQAPTLDDFLACRPNHWG from the exons ATGGGCAAACGTTACCATTGTGACTACTGCGATAAGACATTCCCTGACAGTGCGAACAACCGCAAGAAACATCTGCAGGGCACTTTTCACACGCGGATGAAGAGACTTCACTACGACGCATTTCGTGACGCTGAAACTGTCTTCAAG gTTGAGTCAGTCAAGAAGCCATGCCGGAGGTTTCAGCAAGTGGGAGAATGCGATTATGGCACCGCATGCAAGTTTTCACACCTGAGTCCTGGCGAATTAGCAGAGTTGGCAGCGCGTGCAGAGGCTGAAAAGCATGCTGCTAAACTACGTCTTTCAAAGCCCCTTCCTGCAGATGTAACTGTGATAGAGTGGACTCATACACACCTCAAAACTCAGGAGAAGCTTCCAGAGCCATTTGCATACCAAGATATGATTGCCAAACAATTTTCATCTTTGAACAACAGTTTAAGCAGATCTATGCAAGCACCTACCCTTGATGATTTCTTGGCATGTAGGCCAAACCATTGGGGCTGA